The proteins below are encoded in one region of Aerosakkonema funiforme FACHB-1375:
- a CDS encoding chloride channel protein, whose protein sequence is MWHPTIPKRLRQILRPRRRLAIAEACLIGLVAALASVLLKVGVGWLGTLRVQISANYPPYLILPAIGLCFGTIAGLLVERLAPETAGSGIPHVKAALAGVPMDLSWRVAAVKLLSSTIAIGSGLTVGRQGPTVQIGAALAGQLSRWVPTSPDHRKQMIAAGAGAGLAAAFNAPIAGVLFVAEELLHDVSGFTLGTAILASFIGAVVSRILGGSSLNLNSFQSSGPDLHSTAVQVSFSMPEIPCYLILGVLAGLLAAIFCQGIFVSLNFYKRTLRISLSWRIGLAGLISGLAIALLPDGFRDNTGLREFLLNGNATWQVAAIAFTAQYILTLIAFGSGAPGGLFAPSLILGSSLGYLVGLFASHFWGLGTPITYALAGMGAFFSAVSKVPITAIVIVFEMTTNFDLVLPLMIASVTSYLVAEAIAPRSLYDRLLEWNGINLATETPKGGILTELKARNVMQQRVETLSSQMTLDEAVQAFSRSHHRGFPVVDDGKLVGIVTQTDLVKIDQLQLPGDALLSKIMTPQPVTVGPKASLADVLYLLNRYQLSRLPVIEGRKLIGIITRADIIRAEVDQIEGKGVGSGPEVSYVAYQTRSPAVGKGRLLVPLSNPQTAPSLLRLAAAIARDRDYELECLQVTIAPRHISPSEAPVRTAKSRRLLRQAENLGRQLGLPVHTQVRVAHDVAQAILETIKNEHIDLIVMGWNAAPPTAGRIFGSVVDTIVRQAACDVVLVKLGESSFVTGQLSSVTPTNDKFRKWLLPMAGGPNAQAAVELLPSLCTVSDKCEIRLTQIFLPSKTQRNTRKLEQAAQFLHRKVGCICVAAPVCANSVPEAVIDLAEKEKCDAIVLGASREGMLQQAIKGNIPEAIARGSDCTVILVRGAIA, encoded by the coding sequence ATGTGGCATCCTACCATCCCAAAGCGCCTCCGCCAGATATTGCGCCCCAGACGTCGCCTTGCGATCGCAGAAGCTTGCCTGATCGGTTTAGTTGCCGCTTTGGCATCGGTGTTGCTTAAAGTTGGCGTAGGATGGTTGGGCACTTTGCGGGTGCAAATCTCTGCCAATTATCCGCCGTACTTGATACTTCCCGCGATCGGACTTTGTTTCGGTACAATTGCTGGATTGCTGGTAGAACGCCTCGCACCGGAAACTGCCGGGTCTGGGATTCCTCATGTCAAAGCGGCACTCGCGGGAGTACCGATGGATCTTTCTTGGCGGGTGGCAGCAGTTAAGTTACTCAGCAGTACGATCGCCATAGGTTCTGGGCTAACGGTGGGGCGGCAGGGGCCAACCGTACAGATCGGGGCAGCTTTAGCCGGACAACTCAGTCGCTGGGTTCCCACTTCCCCGGATCACCGCAAACAGATGATTGCCGCAGGTGCCGGTGCGGGTTTAGCGGCGGCTTTCAACGCACCGATCGCGGGTGTATTGTTTGTGGCGGAAGAACTTTTGCACGATGTTTCTGGCTTCACCCTGGGTACTGCCATCTTAGCTTCGTTTATCGGTGCGGTAGTTTCCCGAATATTGGGCGGTAGCAGTCTCAATCTCAATTCTTTCCAAAGTTCGGGGCCAGACCTCCATTCTACCGCCGTTCAAGTTAGTTTTTCGATGCCGGAAATTCCCTGCTATCTGATTTTGGGAGTTTTAGCGGGATTGCTGGCAGCAATATTTTGTCAGGGTATTTTTGTTAGTCTCAATTTCTACAAACGCACTCTGCGTATAAGTTTATCTTGGCGAATCGGATTGGCGGGATTAATTTCCGGTTTGGCGATCGCACTTTTGCCAGATGGCTTTCGGGATAACACGGGACTGCGAGAATTCCTCCTCAACGGTAACGCGACATGGCAGGTGGCGGCGATCGCTTTTACTGCTCAGTATATTTTGACTTTAATTGCCTTTGGGTCTGGCGCACCGGGAGGGCTGTTCGCGCCCTCTTTAATTTTGGGGTCTTCTTTGGGTTATCTGGTGGGATTGTTCGCCAGCCATTTTTGGGGATTGGGTACGCCGATTACTTATGCTTTGGCAGGAATGGGGGCATTTTTCAGTGCGGTTTCCAAAGTGCCGATTACGGCAATTGTAATTGTGTTTGAAATGACAACCAATTTCGACTTGGTTTTACCGTTGATGATTGCTTCTGTTACTTCTTATCTAGTTGCAGAAGCGATCGCACCCAGATCGCTGTACGATCGTCTGCTGGAGTGGAATGGCATAAATTTGGCCACAGAAACCCCCAAGGGCGGAATTCTCACTGAGTTGAAAGCCCGCAACGTGATGCAGCAACGGGTGGAAACTCTCAGCAGTCAAATGACGCTGGATGAAGCCGTACAAGCTTTTTCCCGCTCTCATCATCGCGGCTTTCCGGTGGTGGATGATGGCAAGTTGGTCGGTATCGTCACCCAAACTGATTTGGTGAAAATTGACCAACTTCAGTTACCTGGGGATGCGCTGCTGTCGAAAATTATGACGCCGCAACCTGTGACGGTTGGGCCCAAGGCTTCTTTGGCAGATGTGCTTTATCTGCTCAATCGCTATCAATTGAGTCGGTTGCCGGTAATTGAGGGTCGCAAGCTGATCGGCATTATCACTCGCGCTGATATTATTCGCGCTGAGGTAGACCAGATTGAAGGGAAAGGTGTAGGTTCTGGGCCAGAAGTATCTTATGTAGCTTATCAAACGCGATCGCCTGCTGTGGGGAAGGGGCGTTTGTTGGTGCCTTTATCTAATCCCCAAACTGCACCAAGTCTGTTGCGATTGGCAGCTGCGATCGCTCGCGATCGAGATTATGAGTTAGAGTGCTTGCAAGTGACGATCGCGCCGCGCCACATTTCCCCGTCGGAAGCACCTGTGCGAACTGCCAAAAGTCGTCGTTTGCTGCGTCAGGCGGAAAATTTGGGACGCCAGTTGGGGTTGCCGGTTCACACTCAGGTGCGAGTTGCCCACGATGTCGCTCAAGCGATATTGGAAACTATTAAAAATGAGCATATAGATTTGATTGTCATGGGGTGGAATGCAGCTCCGCCTACCGCCGGTCGCATCTTTGGCAGCGTTGTGGATACGATCGTTCGGCAAGCTGCTTGCGATGTGGTGCTGGTGAAGTTGGGCGAGTCGTCTTTTGTCACCGGTCAGCTGTCATCGGTAACACCAACAAATGACAAGTTCCGCAAGTGGTTGCTGCCAATGGCGGGTGGCCCAAACGCCCAAGCAGCTGTGGAACTGTTACCTTCCCTATGTACGGTATCGGATAAGTGTGAAATCAGGCTGACGCAAATTTTTTTGCCGTCTAAGACTCAACGCAATACCAGGAAACTGGAACAAGCCGCTCAGTTTCTCCATCGCAAGGTTGGCTGTATTTGCGTTGCTGCACCTGTTTGTGCCAATTCTGTGCCAGAAGCGGTGATCGATTTGGCCGAAAAGGAGAAATGCGATGCGATCGTGTTGGGCGCGAGTCGGGAGGGGATGTTGCAGCAGGCGATTAAAGGGAACATTCCGGAGGCGATCGCTCGCGGTTCCGATTGTACTGTCATTTTAGTCCGGGGTGCGATCGCCTAA